From Virgibacillus ihumii, the proteins below share one genomic window:
- a CDS encoding L-lactate permease has translation MGTGILAILALLPIIVVAVFLVGLKWPASKAMPLSYVAAVLLALFVWDISFPKVAAASVHGLIVAITLLFIIFGAILLLNTLQESGGLHTIRRGFTDITPDRRIQVIIIAWLFGSFIEGSAGFGTPAAIAVPLLVGLGFPPMAAVVSGMIIQSTPVSFGAVGTPMIVGVGTGVEPLSQVTDVSSFVFGVAGKVALLHAIAGLLIPLFLVAMMTRFFGKNKSFSEGMKIWKFAIFASLAMTVPYVLVANFLGPEFPSLLGGLIGLAIVIPAAKKGFLMPKEDEIWDFESKDRWDPTWTGRVELKQSDIYAGKISMWRAWAPYVLIAVLLLISRLTVLQEWLQSVKISVPNIFGTEISSGWEILYSPGFIFVVVSVITYFMHSMKASEYARAWKDSGKTMIAAGSALVFTVPMVQVFLNSGGGAAGYEKMPLVLAEGVANLTGSIYPILATFIGGLGAFVAGSNTVSNMMFSLFQYGVGENIGASPTWMVALQAVGGAAGNMICVHNVVAATAVVGLVGKEGHVIRKTLLPFFYYALLLGAIGYSIMWTAEKGIFNIGSVIAVIIWLTVIYFIATNNKRLNDIQRNIAS, from the coding sequence ATGGGCACTGGAATATTAGCTATTCTGGCTTTACTTCCGATTATAGTTGTTGCTGTATTTTTAGTCGGGCTTAAATGGCCAGCAAGTAAGGCAATGCCACTTTCTTACGTCGCTGCTGTATTACTGGCACTTTTCGTCTGGGATATATCATTCCCAAAGGTTGCTGCTGCATCTGTTCATGGTCTCATCGTTGCTATTACACTTTTATTTATTATCTTTGGTGCGATATTACTGTTGAACACTTTACAGGAAAGCGGGGGGCTGCACACGATTCGTCGCGGGTTTACAGATATTACACCGGACCGCCGCATTCAGGTGATTATCATTGCGTGGCTTTTCGGATCATTTATTGAAGGTTCAGCTGGATTTGGAACACCTGCAGCTATTGCAGTACCATTACTGGTTGGACTGGGCTTCCCTCCGATGGCGGCTGTCGTCTCCGGAATGATTATTCAAAGTACACCTGTATCATTTGGGGCAGTCGGAACGCCAATGATTGTGGGGGTTGGTACAGGTGTTGAGCCACTTTCCCAGGTTACGGATGTTTCAAGTTTCGTATTTGGTGTTGCCGGTAAAGTAGCTTTACTCCATGCAATCGCTGGATTATTGATCCCGTTATTTTTGGTTGCCATGATGACCCGGTTTTTTGGAAAGAACAAATCATTCAGCGAAGGAATGAAGATCTGGAAATTTGCGATATTTGCCTCCTTGGCAATGACAGTACCATATGTGCTTGTTGCAAATTTTTTAGGACCGGAATTTCCTTCTTTGCTTGGCGGTTTAATAGGGTTGGCAATTGTCATACCTGCAGCTAAAAAAGGCTTTCTCATGCCAAAAGAAGATGAAATTTGGGATTTTGAATCAAAGGACCGCTGGGATCCAACTTGGACTGGCCGTGTAGAACTTAAGCAAAGCGATATTTATGCAGGCAAAATCAGCATGTGGCGTGCATGGGCCCCGTATGTATTAATCGCTGTTCTATTACTCATTTCACGGTTAACTGTTCTTCAGGAATGGCTGCAATCGGTCAAAATCTCGGTTCCAAATATATTCGGTACGGAAATATCATCTGGTTGGGAAATTCTTTATTCACCAGGATTTATTTTCGTTGTTGTTTCTGTAATCACTTACTTTATGCACAGTATGAAAGCATCTGAATATGCCCGTGCATGGAAGGATTCCGGTAAAACAATGATTGCAGCCGGTTCTGCTTTGGTTTTTACAGTTCCAATGGTTCAGGTGTTCCTTAATTCAGGCGGCGGGGCTGCCGGTTATGAAAAAATGCCTCTGGTTTTGGCAGAAGGCGTTGCCAATCTGACAGGTTCAATCTATCCGATTTTAGCAACGTTCATTGGTGGTCTTGGAGCGTTTGTTGCCGGCAGTAATACCGTAAGTAATATGATGTTTTCCCTTTTCCAATATGGCGTTGGTGAAAATATTGGAGCGAGTCCGACTTGGATGGTTGCGCTTCAAGCCGTTGGCGGTGCCGCCGGGAACATGATTTGTGTGCATAATGTTGTTGCTGCCACGGCTGTTGTTGGTCTGGTAGGAAAAGAAGGGCATGTTATTCGTAAAACCCTGCTTCCATTCTTCTATTATGCGTTGTTGTTGGGTGCGATCGGGTATTCGATTATGTGGACGGCGGAAAAAGGTATATTTAATATTGGATCGGTTATTGCGGTAATTATTTGGCTGACTGTCATTTACTTTATAGCGACTAACAATAAGCGATTAAATGACATTCAACGTAATATCGCTTCATAA
- a CDS encoding FAD-linked oxidase C-terminal domain-containing protein, whose product MFRKKRVKQKPDAVVQQLIHIVGENEVLYLKEDLISYECDGYTMSKGIPKAVVFVRNTKQVSDIVKCLNKENVPYIARGAGTGLSGGATPFGGEVIISLVRMKKLLHLDLENRKAVVEPGYINLKLTQSVSDKGYYYAPDPSSQYACTIGGNVAENSGGAHCLKYGVTTNHILGLEIVLPNGEIVEIGEDGVPDRPGYDLLGLLTGSEGTLGIVTKITVKVLKNPEGKKTVLAYYDDINDASQAVSDIIAAGIIPAALEMMDSIAIEGVESAAYPVGHPSDIAAFLLIEVDGIAAGIEDQIDEILTVCKNNNVREVKVAKDEAERGLWWANRKMGFGAMGAISPDYLVQDGVIPRTRLPEVLSRIAEISAKYELRIANIFHAGDGNLHPLILFDASLPGESERASKAGSECLKVCADVGGSITGEHGVGIEKSAEMRFVFSEEEMAAQTDIRAVFNPEDLLNPGKLFPQPGRCVEVKGTG is encoded by the coding sequence TTGTTTAGGAAAAAGCGTGTGAAGCAGAAACCGGATGCAGTTGTTCAGCAATTAATCCATATTGTCGGTGAAAATGAAGTGCTTTATTTAAAAGAAGATCTCATTTCCTACGAATGTGACGGCTATACAATGTCAAAAGGAATACCGAAAGCGGTAGTTTTTGTTCGAAATACCAAACAGGTTTCGGATATTGTGAAATGCTTAAACAAAGAAAACGTTCCATATATTGCACGTGGGGCAGGAACAGGTTTAAGCGGAGGGGCAACGCCGTTTGGTGGTGAAGTAATCATCAGCCTGGTTCGGATGAAAAAGTTGCTCCATCTGGATTTGGAAAACAGAAAAGCAGTTGTCGAGCCTGGCTATATTAACCTGAAGCTGACCCAATCCGTTTCAGATAAAGGCTATTATTACGCACCAGACCCATCCAGTCAATATGCATGTACGATTGGCGGCAACGTTGCTGAAAATTCGGGTGGGGCCCACTGTTTGAAATACGGCGTAACAACGAATCATATTTTAGGGCTTGAAATTGTTCTTCCCAATGGTGAAATCGTTGAGATTGGTGAAGATGGCGTTCCTGACCGCCCTGGTTACGATTTGCTCGGTCTTTTGACTGGTTCTGAGGGTACCCTTGGGATTGTGACCAAAATAACGGTAAAGGTATTAAAAAATCCTGAAGGGAAGAAAACCGTTCTTGCTTATTATGATGATATAAATGACGCCAGCCAGGCCGTTTCCGATATTATAGCAGCCGGCATCATTCCGGCAGCACTGGAAATGATGGATTCGATCGCAATTGAAGGGGTGGAATCAGCCGCATATCCAGTTGGGCACCCAAGTGATATTGCTGCGTTTTTGTTGATTGAAGTTGATGGCATTGCAGCCGGAATAGAAGATCAGATCGATGAAATTCTTACCGTATGTAAAAATAACAACGTGCGAGAGGTCAAAGTGGCAAAAGATGAAGCAGAGCGCGGACTTTGGTGGGCAAACCGGAAAATGGGTTTTGGTGCAATGGGGGCGATATCTCCTGACTACCTTGTTCAGGATGGCGTTATTCCAAGAACTCGCCTGCCTGAAGTGCTTTCCAGAATTGCAGAAATCAGTGCGAAATATGAGCTTCGTATTGCGAACATTTTCCATGCGGGCGATGGAAATCTCCATCCGCTTATATTGTTCGACGCCAGTTTACCTGGCGAAAGTGAGCGGGCATCAAAAGCAGGGTCCGAGTGCTTGAAGGTTTGTGCTGATGTTGGCGGATCCATTACAGGTGAACATGGTGTGGGGATTGAAAAGTCAGCGGAAATGCGCTTCGTTTTCAGTGAAGAGGAAATGGCCGCCCAGACCGACATCCGAGCAGTGTTTAATCCGGAAGATCTGTTAAATCCGGGAAAACTCTTTCCGCAACCGGGCCGATGTGTTGAGGTCAAGGGAACTGGATAA
- a CDS encoding (Fe-S)-binding protein, with protein MNGSENRLATMLTEGQADVPCQSKTLGNYLWDDLPDENKWADCVHCGMCLEACPTYQETGEEHNSPRGRVYLIKAVAEGKIDINEAFSKPVFDCLDCRACETACPADVQVGGLIEEARGQIRQAMPLTGISGAFSRTVLKGLFPYQNRLNAVGSLMRFYQKSGIQSAVRKIGLLNVMPNHLKDMESILRKVEKPVLGRYPEVVLAEGDTKQRVGMLTGCIMDVMFNDVNESTIRVLTHNGFEVGLPESQSCCGALHIHAGEREAGKKLAKQNIEAFKDYDKVLVNAAGCGCALQEYDELFRNDPEMLPLAEEFSAKVEDVSKFLYDNDFERPKSEINTKITYHDACHLAHGQGVRFEPRQLLNEIPGVEMVDLPNADRCCGSAGIYNLTHPDMAGALLDRKMDDVPDNVEMISMGNPGCMLQIAMGVKKYGRKEKVVHTVQLLDLAYEKDKKAANKLVES; from the coding sequence ATGAATGGGTCTGAAAACAGGCTGGCAACAATGCTCACGGAAGGTCAAGCTGACGTGCCCTGTCAATCGAAAACACTAGGAAATTATTTGTGGGATGATCTTCCTGATGAAAATAAATGGGCGGACTGTGTTCATTGTGGTATGTGTCTTGAAGCTTGTCCGACTTATCAGGAAACCGGTGAAGAACACAATTCGCCTAGAGGCCGTGTATATTTAATTAAAGCTGTTGCGGAAGGCAAAATCGATATTAATGAAGCTTTTTCGAAACCAGTATTTGATTGTCTCGATTGCCGTGCCTGTGAAACAGCATGTCCAGCTGATGTCCAGGTAGGTGGTCTGATTGAGGAAGCGCGCGGACAAATTCGCCAGGCGATGCCGTTAACTGGTATTTCCGGTGCATTCAGCCGTACGGTTTTGAAAGGTCTTTTTCCATATCAGAATCGGCTTAATGCGGTTGGCAGCTTAATGCGTTTTTACCAAAAAAGCGGCATTCAATCTGCAGTGCGGAAAATTGGCCTGCTGAATGTTATGCCAAACCACCTGAAAGATATGGAATCCATCCTCCGAAAGGTTGAAAAACCTGTACTTGGCAGATATCCGGAGGTCGTTCTGGCTGAAGGTGATACAAAACAGAGGGTAGGCATGTTAACCGGCTGCATAATGGACGTTATGTTCAATGATGTGAATGAATCGACCATTCGAGTACTCACACATAATGGGTTTGAAGTTGGACTGCCGGAAAGTCAGAGTTGCTGTGGTGCGCTTCATATTCACGCCGGCGAACGAGAGGCAGGGAAAAAGCTGGCGAAACAGAATATCGAGGCGTTTAAGGACTATGATAAGGTGCTTGTTAATGCTGCCGGCTGCGGGTGTGCACTCCAGGAGTATGATGAACTGTTCCGCAATGACCCTGAAATGCTCCCTTTAGCCGAGGAATTTTCCGCAAAAGTTGAGGATGTCTCTAAGTTTTTGTATGACAATGACTTTGAACGGCCCAAATCGGAAATCAATACAAAAATAACCTATCACGATGCGTGCCATCTGGCGCATGGTCAAGGTGTCCGTTTTGAACCGCGGCAGCTTTTAAACGAAATACCTGGCGTGGAAATGGTCGATTTACCTAATGCGGACAGGTGCTGCGGAAGTGCTGGAATATACAATCTTACACATCCTGATATGGCGGGTGCTCTTCTTGATCGCAAAATGGATGATGTTCCGGATAACGTGGAAATGATTTCGATGGGTAATCCCGGCTGCATGCTGCAAATTGCGATGGGTGTTAAAAAGTATGGCAGGAAAGAAAAAGTTGTTCATACCGTTCAACTGCTTGATTTGGCTTATGAAAAAGATAAAAAAGCAGCCAACAAATTGGTAGAATCCTAG
- a CDS encoding FAD-binding oxidoreductase, whose protein sequence is MNSQDLSEVLPAEQDMEGHPLGNGGVEFIEAHSEEDISNVLARAYKDDKTVNVISGGTKRGFGGAIEQADILLSLAKYKGIIEHSVGDLTMTVRPGTTLKEITDKLADKGQRVSLDTPWPEMATIGGIVSSNDSGPKRLSYGFARDLVIGTRIVYADGRVIRTGGKVVKNVAGYDMNKLFIGAMGTLGVISEITIKLQPLPKYEGLLLLHFPEGSEQVIRDFSVSILDSMMEPVSLEILNPSISEKMTGKRQYTLAIAFEDRENAVFDQEKRVYEHLPNGVTYTVLHEEEARQWWEKFRHFGPNGSNDSGNDALTQAALKIGSNNLDVLANLAAADSLAEEHHVAIEAHGGIGHGISRVYIEGYPEDIVPYMKALRTKVEERKGYAVCTHLPLMLRETVSVWGDKPGYFALLEGIKRTNDPKEILNRGRFVGGI, encoded by the coding sequence ATGAATTCCCAGGATTTATCGGAAGTTTTACCTGCAGAACAGGATATGGAAGGACATCCGCTCGGAAACGGCGGGGTTGAATTCATTGAAGCCCATTCTGAGGAAGATATTTCGAATGTTCTTGCCCGTGCATATAAAGACGATAAAACTGTCAATGTTATTTCAGGCGGAACAAAGCGCGGGTTTGGCGGTGCAATTGAACAGGCGGATATTTTATTATCACTTGCCAAGTACAAAGGCATTATCGAGCATTCGGTTGGAGATCTGACCATGACGGTAAGACCGGGTACGACGTTAAAGGAAATCACTGATAAATTAGCTGACAAAGGGCAGCGTGTTTCGCTGGATACCCCTTGGCCGGAGATGGCAACAATTGGCGGTATTGTCTCAAGCAATGACAGTGGACCGAAACGACTTTCTTACGGATTTGCAAGAGATTTGGTTATTGGTACCAGAATTGTTTATGCGGATGGCAGGGTTATCCGTACAGGAGGTAAAGTTGTTAAAAATGTTGCGGGTTATGATATGAACAAACTTTTTATCGGTGCAATGGGTACGCTTGGTGTCATTAGTGAAATCACGATTAAGCTGCAACCACTGCCAAAATATGAGGGACTGTTACTGCTGCATTTTCCTGAAGGCAGTGAACAGGTTATTCGTGACTTTTCAGTGTCCATTCTTGATTCCATGATGGAACCTGTCTCACTTGAAATTTTAAATCCTTCTATCTCAGAAAAAATGACCGGCAAAAGGCAATACACACTAGCGATTGCATTTGAAGACAGGGAAAATGCTGTTTTTGATCAGGAAAAACGGGTGTACGAACACTTGCCGAATGGTGTGACGTATACTGTCCTGCATGAAGAAGAGGCAAGACAGTGGTGGGAAAAATTCCGGCATTTTGGGCCTAATGGCTCCAATGACAGCGGGAACGATGCACTAACACAAGCAGCACTGAAAATCGGCAGCAATAATCTGGATGTGCTTGCAAACTTGGCTGCTGCTGACAGCCTTGCCGAGGAGCATCATGTTGCGATCGAAGCGCACGGGGGCATTGGCCATGGTATTTCAAGAGTATATATAGAAGGTTACCCGGAAGATATCGTTCCCTATATGAAAGCGTTGAGAACAAAGGTGGAAGAAAGAAAGGGGTATGCCGTTTGTACACATTTGCCGTTGATGCTTAGAGAGACGGTCAGTGTTTGGGGTGATAAGCCGGGATACTTTGCTTTGTTAGAAGGCATTAAGCGGACGAATGACCCCAAGGAAATTTTAAACCGCGGACGCTTTGTAGGAGGGATATAA
- a CDS encoding malate synthase G, with protein sequence MSDYVKAGNLQVAKELYDFVNSEALPGTGLDNEKFWMDFGKLVADLAPKNKVLLEKRADLQKQIDTWHEENNVFDFDAYKSFLEQIGYLESEVKDFNITTENVDDVITRQAGPQLVVPIDNSRYALNAANARWGSLYDALYGTDVISEEGGAEKKGSYNPVRGEKVIAYAKKFLDEHIPLRTSSHTQATKYAIVNGELAITLKNGETTGLKDAAKLAGYQGNTEEPSAVLLKNNGLHIEIQIDRNHSIGKTDEAGVKDVYLESATSSIMDCEDSVAAVDAEDKTLVYRNWLGLNKGDLISVFTKGGKEVTRTLNPDRKYTGPNGEEVALSGRVLMFVRNVGHLMTNNAILDTKGQEIPEGIMDAVMTSLMAKHGLLGNGPYQNSQKGSVYIVKPKMHGSVEAAFTNELFDRVEDMLDMKRNTLKVGLMDEERRTSLNLKNCIYEVKERIVFINTGFLDRTGDEIHTSMEAGPMIRKGEMKASTWLDGYEKNNVRVGLDAGLKGKAQIGKGMWAMPDLMADMLDKKAGHLKAGGNTAWVPSPTAATLHALHYHQVDVRKVQTELAKEQKTYREYILQIPIAEDTDRTADEIQEELDNSAQTLLGYVVRWVEQGVGCSKVPDINDVALMEDRATLRISSQMLTNWLYHGICTEEQMMDTLKRMAKIVDGQNAGDDLYRPMAPDFDDSVAFQAACDLVFKGKEQPSGYTEPILHRRRLEAKEKYGAVKPG encoded by the coding sequence ATGTCAGATTACGTTAAGGCAGGCAATCTACAAGTTGCAAAAGAGCTTTATGATTTTGTTAATTCGGAAGCGCTCCCGGGAACAGGTCTTGACAATGAAAAGTTTTGGATGGATTTTGGAAAACTTGTTGCTGATTTGGCTCCGAAAAATAAAGTATTGTTAGAAAAACGTGCTGATCTTCAAAAGCAAATTGATACATGGCATGAAGAAAATAATGTGTTTGATTTTGATGCGTATAAGTCATTTCTGGAACAAATCGGTTATTTAGAGTCTGAAGTGAAAGATTTTAATATAACGACAGAAAATGTCGACGATGTTATTACACGTCAAGCGGGGCCGCAGCTTGTTGTGCCGATCGACAATTCACGATATGCTCTCAACGCTGCCAACGCACGCTGGGGTTCACTTTATGATGCATTATATGGAACGGATGTTATCAGTGAAGAAGGTGGTGCGGAGAAAAAAGGTTCCTACAATCCTGTGCGTGGTGAAAAAGTTATTGCTTACGCTAAAAAATTCCTTGATGAACATATACCACTTCGAACATCTTCACATACACAAGCAACAAAATATGCAATCGTGAACGGTGAATTGGCAATAACCTTGAAAAATGGTGAAACAACAGGATTGAAGGATGCAGCAAAACTTGCCGGCTACCAAGGGAATACAGAGGAACCAAGCGCTGTCCTGCTGAAAAATAATGGGTTGCACATTGAAATTCAAATCGACCGTAATCATTCGATTGGAAAAACGGATGAAGCAGGTGTGAAAGATGTTTACCTGGAGTCCGCAACCTCAAGTATCATGGACTGTGAAGATTCAGTTGCAGCTGTGGATGCTGAGGACAAAACACTCGTTTACCGTAATTGGCTTGGTCTGAACAAGGGCGACTTAATATCGGTATTCACGAAGGGCGGCAAAGAAGTTACGCGTACGTTAAATCCTGATCGCAAATACACAGGACCAAACGGTGAAGAAGTCGCACTATCCGGCCGTGTGCTCATGTTTGTCCGAAATGTTGGTCACTTAATGACAAACAATGCCATTTTGGATACAAAAGGGCAGGAAATTCCTGAGGGGATTATGGATGCTGTGATGACAAGTTTGATGGCTAAACACGGTCTTTTAGGCAATGGCCCATACCAAAATTCTCAAAAAGGTTCGGTCTATATTGTTAAGCCGAAAATGCATGGCTCAGTAGAAGCTGCATTTACAAATGAATTGTTTGATCGTGTAGAAGATATGCTTGATATGAAGCGTAATACACTTAAAGTCGGGTTAATGGATGAAGAGCGCCGCACAAGTCTGAACCTGAAAAATTGTATTTATGAAGTAAAGGAGCGAATTGTTTTTATTAATACCGGCTTTTTGGATCGAACAGGCGATGAGATTCACACATCAATGGAAGCGGGTCCGATGATCCGTAAAGGTGAAATGAAAGCATCCACCTGGTTGGATGGTTATGAAAAAAATAATGTACGTGTTGGTCTGGATGCCGGTTTGAAAGGAAAAGCCCAGATCGGTAAAGGTATGTGGGCAATGCCGGATTTGATGGCGGATATGCTGGACAAAAAAGCAGGTCACTTAAAAGCGGGCGGGAACACGGCCTGGGTTCCTTCGCCAACAGCCGCAACGCTGCATGCACTTCACTACCATCAAGTTGATGTCAGAAAGGTACAAACGGAACTCGCTAAAGAGCAAAAGACTTACCGGGAATATATTTTACAAATACCAATTGCGGAAGATACGGACCGGACCGCTGATGAAATTCAGGAGGAGCTTGATAACAGTGCACAAACCTTGCTTGGTTATGTGGTTCGCTGGGTAGAGCAAGGTGTCGGCTGTTCAAAAGTTCCTGATATCAACGATGTAGCACTTATGGAAGACAGGGCAACACTTCGTATTTCTAGTCAAATGCTGACAAACTGGCTGTACCATGGAATTTGTACAGAAGAACAAATGATGGATACACTGAAACGCATGGCAAAAATAGTTGATGGGCAAAATGCTGGAGATGACTTATACCGTCCAATGGCGCCTGACTTCGATGACTCCGTTGCATTTCAGGCAGCTTGTGATCTTGTATTCAAAGGAAAAGAGCAGCCAAGCGGTTACACGGAACCAATCCTTCACCGACGCCGTTTGGAAGCGAAAGAAAAATATGGCGCAGTGAAACCAGGTTAA
- a CDS encoding LysR family transcriptional regulator, which produces MDIRQIQYFAEVARQLNFTRAASILHISQPSLSKTMKNLEDELGVTLFYRGIKRLELTDAGQAFLVNAKNVLDAFENLTTELNDVIDLKRGEIKIGIPPIIGAVFFSKLISRYKEAYPSINILLTEVGTNKIKTGVSEGELDIGLICNLPVQKENFETIQLLKDPLMLIVHKDNPLARNKTIEFSDIENEPFILYRNDFSLHDKIIQACDKQGFYPNVVCESSQKDFMVEMVEAKLGIALLPSKIYERINNEQIIAIPFNKPVVNLELGMIWKKNKYQPFAVRQFIEMSGTEGQAPLSQQDTAD; this is translated from the coding sequence ATGGACATAAGGCAGATTCAATATTTTGCTGAGGTTGCAAGACAATTAAATTTCACACGAGCAGCCTCAATTCTCCATATTTCCCAGCCCTCATTAAGCAAAACGATGAAAAACCTGGAGGATGAGCTCGGTGTTACCCTTTTTTACAGAGGAATTAAGCGATTGGAGCTAACGGATGCCGGACAAGCTTTTTTAGTCAATGCGAAAAATGTTTTGGATGCTTTTGAGAATTTAACAACGGAGTTAAATGATGTCATTGATTTAAAAAGAGGGGAAATTAAAATTGGAATTCCGCCGATTATAGGTGCTGTGTTTTTTTCTAAACTGATCAGCAGATACAAAGAAGCCTATCCTTCCATTAATATTCTATTAACGGAAGTAGGTACGAACAAAATAAAAACCGGTGTTAGCGAAGGAGAACTGGATATTGGTTTAATATGTAATTTACCTGTTCAAAAAGAAAATTTTGAAACCATTCAACTATTAAAAGACCCGTTAATGCTTATTGTGCACAAAGATAATCCGTTGGCTCGTAATAAGACAATCGAGTTCTCTGATATTGAAAATGAGCCGTTTATTTTATATCGAAATGATTTCTCCCTTCATGATAAGATTATCCAGGCATGCGATAAACAAGGCTTCTATCCGAATGTCGTTTGTGAAAGCTCACAGAAAGACTTTATGGTCGAAATGGTTGAAGCAAAACTGGGCATTGCCTTATTGCCTAGTAAAATTTATGAACGCATTAACAATGAACAAATCATTGCCATTCCATTTAACAAGCCTGTCGTTAACCTGGAATTAGGCATGATCTGGAAAAAGAATAAATACCAGCCGTTTGCAGTTCGTCAATTTATTGAGATGTCAGGGACAGAGGGACAGGCTCCTCTGTCCCAGCAAGATACCGCCGATTGA
- a CDS encoding fumarylacetoacetate hydrolase family protein, with protein sequence MKLVTIRKDEGNYPAVKTESGILDLSTYMPDASSVPELIEKYSTQDIRKVVQQAKDFIKEDSLSIGPSIDDPEKIICIGKNYGKHAAETGSDIPEFPILFNKFKNALSGDGDTIKLSDVAKKIDYEAELAIVIGKEAKDVSEQDALDYVFGYTAANDLSARDLQFRTNQWLLGKSLDGFCPIGPHLVTADEIEDPNALEISCTVNGEVRQKSNTGDMIFSCKKLISYISQYMTLKPGDVILTGTPEGVILGYDESEQVWLRDGDQVAVEIEGIGELRNTMKG encoded by the coding sequence ATGAAACTAGTAACCATACGAAAAGACGAAGGGAATTACCCTGCGGTAAAAACCGAAAGCGGGATATTGGACTTATCCACATACATGCCCGATGCATCCAGTGTACCGGAGCTTATTGAAAAATATTCGACTCAAGACATACGTAAAGTGGTTCAACAAGCAAAGGATTTTATAAAGGAAGATTCACTTAGCATAGGCCCTTCTATTGACGATCCCGAAAAAATCATCTGCATCGGTAAAAATTATGGCAAGCATGCAGCGGAAACGGGCTCGGATATTCCTGAATTTCCGATCTTGTTTAATAAATTTAAAAATGCACTGTCAGGAGATGGCGATACAATCAAACTGTCGGATGTTGCAAAAAAAATAGATTATGAGGCTGAATTGGCTATTGTTATTGGCAAGGAAGCAAAAGATGTGTCAGAACAGGATGCACTTGATTATGTCTTTGGTTACACGGCCGCAAATGATTTGAGCGCGAGGGATTTGCAGTTCAGGACGAACCAATGGCTTCTGGGAAAAAGTCTGGATGGATTTTGTCCAATTGGACCTCACTTGGTAACGGCAGATGAAATTGAGGATCCAAATGCTTTGGAAATCAGCTGTACCGTTAACGGGGAAGTACGACAAAAATCTAACACTGGGGATATGATATTTTCGTGCAAAAAACTGATCAGTTACATTTCACAGTACATGACATTGAAACCGGGTGATGTCATTTTGACCGGGACCCCTGAAGGCGTTATTTTGGGATACGATGAGTCTGAACAAGTTTGGTTGCGGGATGGCGATCAAGTAGCAGTTGAAATAGAAGGGATTGGCGAACTTCGTAATACGATGAAGGGTTAA